TGACTGTTTGGATAAAATACTGTATTTTTACAGGTTTGAAGTAACGGctagtttttttaaaactagTCGTTGGTGTCTTAAAAAACTAGCTGGTAGACTATTTTGAATCTCATATATATTCAAAAGTGGTCAAACTAGCCGTTAAGTAATTTAAACTAGTCAAACTAGCCGTTGGAgaagttattttatttattttagcaaaAGCATCTAACATCTATATAATGCTCAAGTCTTTCACTAGAATGACATAAATCACTTCTTATACTTTTTTTCTATCTATATTCAATTTTTACATATCCTACATAAAAACATATGGATCAAAGTTATTGGAGAAGAATGCAAGAAGACAATGATTATTGGAGGAAAATGCAAAAAGATGATGATGAGTTCGTGACAAACCTATATTCTATGATGGACAACCATATGACTGTGAGAACACCTATTCACACCTCAAGTTAAACAGTAGCACGTTAGGTTAATGAAGTTCTCCAAGGTCATGAACAGATGCAAGAGAGAGTTTCGAATGGAAACTTATGTTTGTTATTTATTAGTGAAATGTTTGAAAGACAAAAGTTTTCTAGGTGATACGAGGTATGTCAGTGTTGAAGAGCAGGTAGCTATGTTTTTACACACTTTGGCAAAAAATGCAAGTAATCGGACTTTACAAAAGCAGCATAGCGACGAAACTGCTAGTCGACATTTTCGTCAAGTGCTACATGCAGTTACACAACTGAGTAAAGATTTTATTCGTTTACCACGATCTATTATCCcaccaaaaatcaaaaacaattcaaaattttttccttattttgagGTACGTTTGAATTTCTTTATACTTGCACAtttaattcaatattgaaaatgagtgtactaaaataattaacttttttttttttacaaatttcaGGACTGCATTGGTGCTATAGATGGCAAACATATTCCCATAACAATCTCGACAAGTTTGCAGGAACCATATCGTAATAGAAAGCAAACTTTATCACAAAATGTCATGGTTGCTTGTGATTTTGATCTTCATTTTGTATATGTAAGGGCAGGTTGGGAAGGTTCGGCTTCTGATGCGAGGATGCTACAAGATTCACTTGACAACGATTTTGAGGTTCCACAAGACAAGTATTATTTAGTTGATGCTGGATACGCAAATACTCCCAATTTTATTGCACCTTATCGCAATACAAGATATCACATAAAAGAGCAAGGGCAAAGCCGAAAAAAACCTAAAGATTATAAGGAACTATTTAATCTACGTCATACACAACTACGAAATCATGTAAAGCCTAAAGATTCTTTTTTTCTCGGCATTCTTCATGTTCCGAGGGAGGGATTGATGGCCTTAAGGGTTGTGATTGTGTCTCATTTGTAGGAGGAGACACTTGAGACATTGGCGGATTAGCTAAGTCGGTATATGCTTCTTCACTTTCATTCTCCCAATCAAAGCGACGAGTAGAATCTCCAGCAGCAGAAATACTTGGAATTGGAGATGTTGGTTGTGATAATAAGTCCATTTGGGATATAGGAAGATCAATTGGAAGTACTTCGATACAAGAATTACTTCCACGAACACGTTTTCCTTCGACATATTTAcctataatatattatgtacgaaatagtaaaaattagtatcaactttatatttaatactcttTCTATAGGTATCAACTAATCATAAAACTGACCTACATAAATCTCGAAAAGCGTATCGAAATGTGGAAAAGGTTTATTATACCATTTCCTTGCTTCCTTGTTAGACTTCAATAAGAAAAACAAGATATAATTATCtagtaaaatgataaaaaaataaattatagataaatGAGATTAAAGGACACTTGACTAACCTCTAGAATAGGTTCCCAAACATTTTGCGGAGTAGAAACCATGTTGGTGGTAGCATCCCATCCAAAATCACTAAGCTCAGTCAATGATTTCACTAATTGAAAAGCTTTTAATTGATGTTCTTGATCTTTAATTTGATCCATTTGTAATTGCGCAGTTGGAAACTTTGCATTCATTGCTTTTGAAATATTGAACCAACCTTCTTTGGTCCAACCATTTTGAGCACGAAATCTAGGATTATTGTGCTCTTTCAATAAtattactaaataaattttttgcattTCAGTCCATTttgctctattttttatttttggattgtTACCTGTATAACacatatcaaatatatatgaaagaagtCAAGCACATAATTATCTAAAGTTGAATCAATGTatcatcaaataataataaccgAAGAAATTAAACAGTTAACTACTAGAATCTTCCAACCCTCACCATATTCCACTTCAAAACACGAGTTTATATTATAGATAAATGAATATTAATGAAATGAAATAAAGTAGTAGGAGCATAAGTTTATATCATCAGATTGCATCTTAGCATCTCGGCTTTTCGTCCTATTCCCTAAATTTTTATACGATAGGAAGATGTCGGGAATGCTTAAGTATATAGGTGAAAACAGGAGATGATGGAGCCCATTTCTTTTGAAACATAATCTCAACAAAGGGATGGAACCCACTTCTTTTGAAACATAATCTCAACAAAGGGAGTGTTGGAATCCACTTCTTTTGAAATATAATCTCAACAAAGGGAGTGTTGGAACCCACTTCTTTTGAAACATAATCTAAACAATTCTTTTTTATACCTAGTGGgttatttattaattctttttccATTAAATTCATGGATGAGAGGAAAAATGGGTTTTGTAAGAAAAACTAGGGCACATCCATATATATTAGAGGAGCAgcagcaagaaaagaaagagaacaaaCCTGAAGACATTGTGTGGAAATGAGGTCTACTAGAGAGGAGTGGAGATGGGGCGACGAGGTGACGAGGATGGGGCGATGAGGCGATGAGGACAGGTGCAGGGCGAAAATGTGAAAGAGGGCGTATGAGGAAGAACGCGATAAATGGGGAAATTTTTTACAGTGCTCCgatctccttttttattttccctGCTAATActctaaaaatctaatattacagAGTAAAAATTTACTCTATTGGGCTATCCAAACGGGCTTACTTAAAAGAAAATAGGAACTTTTTAAAAACAACATAAAGTAGTCCAAAACAGAGTATTGTAGATTTCCCAAACAGGCCCTGAATCCGCTCCGTTTACATTTCCATGATGGGCCGTGGCGAAGTAGCCAAGACTCTCCTAGTAAGTGCGTTATATTCGTATTGGCCCATGGGCCGTGTAATGGGCTCATCGTGCCCATTTGAACTATTTATGAGCTAAACTTCTTAACTAAACTATTTGGAGA
This DNA window, taken from Ananas comosus cultivar F153 linkage group 5, ASM154086v1, whole genome shotgun sequence, encodes the following:
- the LOC109710708 gene encoding uncharacterized protein LOC109710708 yields the protein MSSGNNPKIKNRAKWTEMQKIYLVILLKEHNNPRFRAQNGWTKEGWFNISKAMNAKFPTAQLQMDQIKDQEHQLKAFQLVKSLTELSDFGWDATTNMVSTPQNVWEPILESNKEARKWYNKPFPHFDTLFEIYVGKYVEGKRVRGSNSCIEVLPIDLPISQMDLLSQPTSPIPSISAAGDSTRRFDWENESEEAYTDLANPPMSQVSPPTNETQSQPLRPSIPPSEHEECREKKNL